A single Numenius arquata chromosome 1, bNumArq3.hap1.1, whole genome shotgun sequence DNA region contains:
- the PCF11 gene encoding pre-mRNA cleavage complex 2 protein Pcf11 isoform X3, which produces MSAPESSAGSSEAREDACRDYQSSLEDLTFNSKPHINMLTILAEENVPFAKDIVSLIEAQIAKAPASEKLPVMYLMDSIVKNVGREYLTAFTKNLVATFICVFEKVDENTRKSLFKLRSTWDDIFPLKKLYALDVRVNSLDPAWPIKPLPPNVNTSSIHVNPKFLNKSPEESTAPTSAVTSRASTPPAVPEIQKNLTQEQLIRQQLLAKQKQLLELQQKKLELELEQTKAQLAVSLSVQQGSSTIASVPAPSKQHMSPTPHTTVKPPHQTPVQSEKSKPSPSPPLHDMKIVNRDPRLNRMAQHSSHAKDQSHRKEFPLNTTSQSDSKANKTTQAEKQNSTKPEKLKASEKTQKKELDQSEAKSKSPSPLKNKLPSTKDTKTQECESTKVSEISKRDPRLKRHLQDKSEGKEEEVKEKRRSTEKKEKEEHKTGEHRPAGSRNKVINGAVQKQDTTTEESEKQSGKQGRSSNRKRSRSRSPKARSPSTHSPKRRERRSPKRRLRSLSPTSSTPKIAKIRQPGPKQSHVEEGTQAARDERNSNKRNVKQEVRDPRRVKKAQEDRPQETASQHSIKASPDPKENAENWQGSKSGKRWKSGWEENKNSQQNEEHQALGKSPHQRHRENWPASKGILSPRAPKQQHRLSVDANLQIPKELTSASKRELLKKANERLTSGEITQDEFLMVAHQIRQLFQYQEGKHRCNVWDSPTEEKCGLKKKPLLSDAELTYYEHKAKLKRTQVQHSLSRLDLLDPDDILDYHLPDALLSGIECEQAKAKRGVQFDRKEPFGERSRRHSPVSGTNRPFADNLSPLESRRRLEEQNATKGAREEPRSPFSERFKRARFEDPEKAPFPESPGSRFGGIEAKQRISALMEDRPLFDGSPRPASARVGVDGQGSPFVDGPAAGSSSRIDGPPGQAAMRFEGPLVGAGASQFDGPLAGAGAAGALRFDGPPGQLAGALRFEGPPGQVGGGGPLRFEGPLGQIGGPLRFEGPGGQPVGGPRFEGPGVGLRFEGPRGQPSGGLRFEGPHGQPMGPRGQPGGGLRFEGPHGQPLGPHGQPGGGLRFEGPHLQPLGPHGQPGGGLRFEGPHGQPMGPHGPSGAGLRFEGPHGPSGAGLRLEGPHGQPGVGPRLIDGPVHQGAGGLRFDGPLGRAGPRFDGCHAAGFDGQPGQLSLLQRFDGIHGQPGPRFERAPGQQAQPRFDTAIPQRFDGPHQPASRFDLPLGLQGARFENVANHPASRLEMSPYGQGGPFVDHPGQGYNGPSHGMQFQRPDLFDGSPGPNFNGPAGPGAQNFPLRAAGHYFDEKGLQGPQYGNFNNMPMGSNQVSLMSAQAGPYGQGQQYLPNPGGFVQNPAGALPHSYPDNHLGQVDVNELFAKLLKTGILKLSKTDSASALNDTSAQPAAEEEDDDQNEDQNVPDLTNFTVEELRQRYDSVINRLYTGIQCYSCGMRFTTSQTDVYADHLDWHYRQNRTEKDVSRKITHRRWYYSLTDWIEFEEIADLEERAKSQFFEKAHEEVVLKTQEAAKEKEFQSVPAGPAGAVESCEICQEQFEQYWDEEEEEWHLKNAIRVDEKIYHPSCYEDYQNTSSFDCTPSPSKTPVENPLNIMLNIVKQETPEPCDSPPKIKEEPDDTPTACAEESTPASTDIKTEPDESV; this is translated from the exons GCTCCTGCATCAGAGAAGCTCCCTGTTATGTACCTTATGGATTCCATTGTCAAGAATGTGGGAAGAGAATATCTTACTGCATTTACTAAAAACCTAGTTGCaacatttatttgtgtatttgaaaAG gtGGATGAAAATACTAGgaaaagtttatttaaattaCGCTCCACATGGgatgatatttttcctttgaagaaactgTATGCACTTGATGTCAGAGTCAACTCATTAGATCCTGCTTGGCCAATTAAACCTCTGCCCCCAAATGTGAATACTTCTAGCATCCATGTGAATCCTAAGTTTTTAAATAAATCG cCAGAGGAATCTACTGCACCTACCTCTGCTGTCACTTCTCGTGCCTCTACTCCTCCAGCTGTTCCTGAAATACAAAAGAATTTGACACAGGAGCAACTGATAAGGCAGCAATTACTTGCAAAGCAAAAGCAGTTGTTagaacttcagcaaaaaaaattagagcTGGAGCTGGAACAGACTAAAGCACAGTTG gcCGTATCTCTTAGTGTTCAGCAAGGATCATCTACTATAGCTTCAGTTCCAGCACCTTCCAAGCAACACATGTCTCCCACACCTCATACAACAGTTAAACCACCCCATCAGACTCCTGTGCAATCCGAAAAAAGCAAACCATCCCCAAGTCCTCCACTTCATGATATGAAAATAGTAAATAGGGATCCTCGACTTAATCGGATGGCTCAACATTCCTCTCATGCTAAAGATCAAtctcataggaaagaatttccACTGAACACGACGAGTCAGTCTGACTCCAaggcaaacaaaacaacacaggctgaaaaacaaaactctacaaaaccagaaaaattgaaagcaagtgaaaaaacacagaagaaagaacTTGACCAGTCAGAAGCGAAATCGAAATCACCATCCCCATTAAAAAATAAGCTACCCAGTACTAAAGATACTAAAACACAGGAATGTGAAAGCACAAAAGTATCTGAAATTAGCAAGCGGGATCCAAGACTGAAAAGACATCTTCAAGATAAGTCAGAGGGCAAAGAGGAGGAggtgaaagaaaagaggagatctacagagaaaaaagaaaaagaggaacataAGACAGGTGAACATAGACCAGCAGGCAGcagaaataaagtaattaatGGTGCTGTGCAGAAACAAGACACGACTACAGAGGAGTCAGAAAAACAGAGTGGAAAACAAGGGAGATCAAGTAATAGAAAACGGTCACGATCACGCTCTCCTAAGGCACGGTCGCCATCTACACATTCTCCAAAAAGACGAGAGAGGAGATCACCCAAAAGAAGACTTAGGAGTTTATCTCCTACTTCATCAACTCCTAAAATTGCAAAGATACGTCAGCCGGGCCCTAAGCAGTCTCATGTTGAAGAAGGCACTCAAGCAGCAAGAGATGAAAGAAATTCTAATAAGAGAAATGTCAAACAAGAGGTGCGAGATCCAAGGAGAGTGAAAAAAGCCCAAGAAGACAGGCCCCAGGAAACAGCAAGCCAGCATTCCATAAAAGCTTCTCCTGATCCAAAGGAGAATGCAGAAAACTGGCAAGGATCCAAATCAGGCAAGAGGTGGAAATCTggttgggaagaaaataaaaa CTCACAGCAGAATGAAGAACACCAAGCGCTTGGTAAATCCCCTCACCAAAGACACCGGGAAAACTGGCCTGCTAGTAAAGGAATTTTATCACCCCGagcaccaaagcagcagcaccGATTAAGTGTGGATGCTAATTTGCAGATTCCCAAAGAACTGACATCTGCAAGCAAGAGAGAATTACTTAAGAAG GCCAATGAACGCTTAACATCTGGTGAAATAACACAAGATGAGTTCCTCATGGTAGCTCATCAGATCCGACAGCTGTTCCAGTATCAGGAAGGAAAGCACAGATGTAATGTCTGGGATAGCCCTACAGAGGAAAAATGTGGTTTGAAAAAGAAACCTCTTCTATCGGATGCAGAACTAACCTATTATGAACATAAGGCTAAACTAAAAAGAACACAAGTTCAACATTCATTGTCAAGGCTTGATCTATTGGATCCTGATGATATTTTGGATTATCATTTGCCTGATGCGTTGCTTTCTGGAATAGAATGTGAGCAAGCAAAAGCCAAACGTGGAGTACAGTTTGACAGAAAAGAACCATTTGGAGAAAGATCAAGGAGACACTCTCCTGTAAGTGGCACTAATAGACCTTTTGCCGATAACCTCTCACCGCTTGAGAGCCGACGAAGACTTGAGGAACAAAATGCTACTAAAGGAGCAAGAG AGGAACCAAGATCACCATTCAGTGAGCGTTTCAAAAGAGCTAGGTTTGAAGATCCGGAGAAAGCACCGTTTCCAGAAAGTCCAGGATCAAGATTTGGAGGCATTGAAGCAAAGCAGAGGATAAGTGCACTAATGGAAGACAGACCTCTGTTTGATGGCTCACCTAGACCAGCTTCTGCAAGGGTCGGGGTAGATGGACAAGGAAGTCCTTTTGTTGATGGTCCTGCTGCTGGTTCAAGTTCCAGAATTGATGGGCCACCAGGACAGGCTGCTATGAGATTTGAGGGGCCTTTGGTGGGGGCAGGTGCATCTCAGTTTGATGGACCATTGGCAGGAGCGGGGGCAGCTGGAGCCCTAAGATTTGATGGGCCACCAGGGCAGCTAGCAGGGGCGCTGAGGTTTGAAGGACCCCCAGGACAGGTTGGTGGAGGAGGTCCGCTGAGGTTTGAGGGACCTCTTGGGCAGATAGGTGGGCCTTTGCGGTTCGAGGGGCCTGGAGGGCAGCCTGTAGGTGGTCCTAGGTTTGAAGGACCTGGAGTTGGTCTCAGGTTTGAGGGTCCCCGTGGTCAGCCTTCAGGTGGTCTCAGGTTTGAGGGACCTCATGGTCAACCTATGGGGCCTCGAGGTCAACCAGGGGGTGGTCTCAGGTTTGAGGGACCCCATGGTCAGCCCTTGGGGCCTCATGGTCAACCAGGGGGTGGCCTCAGGTTTGAGGGACCACATTTACAGCCATTGGGGCCCCATGGTCAACCTGGAGGTGGCCTCAGATTTGAGGGGCCACATGGTCAGCCTATGGGGCCACATGGACCATCAGGTGCTGGGCTCAGATTTGAGGGGCCACATGGACCATCAGGTGCTGGGCTCAGATTGGAAGGACCGCATGGTCAGCCAGGTGTAGGTCCTAGGTTGATTGATGGACCAGTAcaccagggagctggtggacTTAGATTTGATGGCCCTCTCGGTCGGGCCGGTCCAAGATTTGATGGTTGTCATGCAGCTGGATTTGATGGTCAGCCTGGACAGCTATCTCTCTTGCAAAGATTTGATGGAATTCATGGACAGCCTGGTCCGAGATTTGAAAGGGCGCCTGGCCAACAGGCACAACCACGATTTGATACAGCCATACCTCAAAGATTTGATGGACCTCACCAGCCAGCCTCTAGATTTGACTTGCCCCTTGGCCTTCAAGGTGCTCGCTTTGAAAATGTAGCTAACCATCCTGCCTCAAGACTAGAAATGTCACCATACGGACAAGGTGGTCCATTTGTCGACCATCCTGGCCAGGGCTACAATGGACCATCTCATGGGATGCAGTTCCAGAGGCCTGATCTATTTGATGGTTCGCCTGGACCAAATTTCAATGGGCCAGCTGGCCCAGGAGCACAGAATTTCCCATTGAGAGCAGCTGGACATTACTTTGATGAAAAAGGTCTTCAGGGTCCTCAATATGGAAACTTCAATAATATGCCAATGGGAAGTAATCAG GTTTCTCTCAtgtctgctcaagcagggccttATGGGCAAGGTCAACAGTATTTGCCAAATCCTGGAGGTTTtgttcagaaccctgcag GAGCCCTTCCACATTCGTACCCCGATAACCACCTTGGACAGGTTGATGTCAATGAGTTGTTTGCTAAACTGCTGAAAACAGGGATCCTCAAACTGTCGAAAACTGATTCCGCTTCAGCAC TGAATGACACATCAGCGCAACCAGCTgctgaagaggaagatgatgacCAGAATGAAGATCAAAATGTCCCAGACCTCACTAACTTCACAGTTGAAGAACTGAGACA gcGTTATGATAGTGTAATAAATCGATTGTACACTGGAATTCAGTGTTACTCGTGTGGAATGAGATTCACAACTTCACAGACAGATGTTTATGCGGATCATTTAGATTGGCATTATCGTCagaacaggacagaaaaagaTGTCAGCAGAAAAATTACACACAGAAGATGGTACTACAGTTTAACA GACTGGATAGAGTTTGAAGAAATAGCTGATCTAGAGGAGCGTGCAAAAAGCCAGTTTTTTGAAAAAGCTCACGAAGAGGTGGTGTTGAAGACACAAGAAGCTGCGAAAGAGAAGGAGTTTCAGAGTGTCCCTGCTGGACCAGCTGGAGCAGTTGAG AGCTGTGAAATTTGTCAAGAGCAATTTGAACAGTAttgggatgaggaagaggaagagtggCACCTGAAGAATGCTATCAGAGTAGATGAAAAG atttacCATCCATCTTGCTACGAAGATTACCAAAAC ACATCATCATTTGATTGCACACCATCTCCCAGCAAGACTCCTGTAGAAAATCCACTCAATATAATGTTGAACATTGTTAAACAAGAAACCCCAGAGCCCTGTGACTCGCCACCTAAAATTAAAGAAGAACCTGATGACACCCCTACTGCCTGTGCAGAAGAGAGCACACCTGCATCTACAGATATTAAAACAGAACCTGATGAGTCTGTTTAA
- the PCF11 gene encoding pre-mRNA cleavage complex 2 protein Pcf11 isoform X4, whose amino-acid sequence MSAPESSAGSSEAREDACRDYQSSLEDLTFNSKPHINMLTILAEENVPFAKDIVSLIEAQIAKAPASEKLPVMYLMDSIVKNVGREYLTAFTKNLVATFICVFEKVDENTRKSLFKLRSTWDDIFPLKKLYALDVRVNSLDPAWPIKPLPPNVNTSSIHVNPKFLNKSPEESTAPTSAVTSRASTPPAVPEIQKNLTQEQLIRQQLLAKQKQLLELQQKKLELELEQTKAQLAVSLSVQQGSSTIASVPAPSKQHMSPTPHTTVKPPHQTPVQSEKSKPSPSPPLHDMKIVNRDPRLNRMAQHSSHAKDQSHRKEFPLNTTSQSDSKANKTTQAEKQNSTKPEKLKASEKTQKKELDQSEAKSKSPSPLKNKLPSTKDTKTQECESTKVSEISKRDPRLKRHLQDKSEGKEEEVKEKRRSTEKKEKEEHKTGEHRPAGSRNKVINGAVQKQDTTTEESEKQSGKQGRSSNRKRSRSRSPKARSPSTHSPKRRERRSPKRRLRSLSPTSSTPKIAKIRQPGPKQSHVEEGTQAARDERNSNKRNVKQEVRDPRRVKKAQEDRPQETASQHSIKASPDPKENAENWQGSKSGKRWKSGWEENKNSQQNEEHQALGKSPHQRHRENWPASKGILSPRAPKQQHRLSVDANLQIPKELTSASKRELLKKANERLTSGEITQDEFLMVAHQIRQLFQYQEGKHRCVREEPRSPFSERFKRARFEDPEKAPFPESPGSRFGGIEAKQRISALMEDRPLFDGSPRPASARVGVDGQGSPFVDGPAAGSSSRIDGPPGQAAMRFEGPLVGAGASQFDGPLAGAGAAGALRFDGPPGQLAGALRFEGPPGQVGGGGPLRFEGPLGQIGGPLRFEGPGGQPVGGPRFEGPGVGLRFEGPRGQPSGGLRFEGPHGQPMGPRGQPGGGLRFEGPHGQPLGPHGQPGGGLRFEGPHLQPLGPHGQPGGGLRFEGPHGQPMGPHGPSGAGLRFEGPHGPSGAGLRLEGPHGQPGVGPRLIDGPVHQGAGGLRFDGPLGRAGPRFDGCHAAGFDGQPGQLSLLQRFDGIHGQPGPRFERAPGQQAQPRFDTAIPQRFDGPHQPASRFDLPLGLQGARFENVANHPASRLEMSPYGQGGPFVDHPGQGYNGPSHGMQFQRPDLFDGSPGPNFNGPAGPGAQNFPLRAAGHYFDEKGLQGPQYGNFNNMPMGSNQVSLMSAQAGPYGQGQQYLPNPGGFVQNPAGALPHSYPDNHLGQVDVNELFAKLLKTGILKLSKTDSASAQVNDTSAQPAAEEEDDDQNEDQNVPDLTNFTVEELRQRYDSVINRLYTGIQCYSCGMRFTTSQTDVYADHLDWHYRQNRTEKDVSRKITHRRWYYSLTDWIEFEEIADLEERAKSQFFEKAHEEVVLKTQEAAKEKEFQSVPAGPAGAVESCEICQEQFEQYWDEEEEEWHLKNAIRVDEKIYHPSCYEDYQNTSSFDCTPSPSKTPVENPLNIMLNIVKQETPEPCDSPPKIKEEPDDTPTACAEESTPASTDIKTEPDESV is encoded by the exons GCTCCTGCATCAGAGAAGCTCCCTGTTATGTACCTTATGGATTCCATTGTCAAGAATGTGGGAAGAGAATATCTTACTGCATTTACTAAAAACCTAGTTGCaacatttatttgtgtatttgaaaAG gtGGATGAAAATACTAGgaaaagtttatttaaattaCGCTCCACATGGgatgatatttttcctttgaagaaactgTATGCACTTGATGTCAGAGTCAACTCATTAGATCCTGCTTGGCCAATTAAACCTCTGCCCCCAAATGTGAATACTTCTAGCATCCATGTGAATCCTAAGTTTTTAAATAAATCG cCAGAGGAATCTACTGCACCTACCTCTGCTGTCACTTCTCGTGCCTCTACTCCTCCAGCTGTTCCTGAAATACAAAAGAATTTGACACAGGAGCAACTGATAAGGCAGCAATTACTTGCAAAGCAAAAGCAGTTGTTagaacttcagcaaaaaaaattagagcTGGAGCTGGAACAGACTAAAGCACAGTTG gcCGTATCTCTTAGTGTTCAGCAAGGATCATCTACTATAGCTTCAGTTCCAGCACCTTCCAAGCAACACATGTCTCCCACACCTCATACAACAGTTAAACCACCCCATCAGACTCCTGTGCAATCCGAAAAAAGCAAACCATCCCCAAGTCCTCCACTTCATGATATGAAAATAGTAAATAGGGATCCTCGACTTAATCGGATGGCTCAACATTCCTCTCATGCTAAAGATCAAtctcataggaaagaatttccACTGAACACGACGAGTCAGTCTGACTCCAaggcaaacaaaacaacacaggctgaaaaacaaaactctacaaaaccagaaaaattgaaagcaagtgaaaaaacacagaagaaagaacTTGACCAGTCAGAAGCGAAATCGAAATCACCATCCCCATTAAAAAATAAGCTACCCAGTACTAAAGATACTAAAACACAGGAATGTGAAAGCACAAAAGTATCTGAAATTAGCAAGCGGGATCCAAGACTGAAAAGACATCTTCAAGATAAGTCAGAGGGCAAAGAGGAGGAggtgaaagaaaagaggagatctacagagaaaaaagaaaaagaggaacataAGACAGGTGAACATAGACCAGCAGGCAGcagaaataaagtaattaatGGTGCTGTGCAGAAACAAGACACGACTACAGAGGAGTCAGAAAAACAGAGTGGAAAACAAGGGAGATCAAGTAATAGAAAACGGTCACGATCACGCTCTCCTAAGGCACGGTCGCCATCTACACATTCTCCAAAAAGACGAGAGAGGAGATCACCCAAAAGAAGACTTAGGAGTTTATCTCCTACTTCATCAACTCCTAAAATTGCAAAGATACGTCAGCCGGGCCCTAAGCAGTCTCATGTTGAAGAAGGCACTCAAGCAGCAAGAGATGAAAGAAATTCTAATAAGAGAAATGTCAAACAAGAGGTGCGAGATCCAAGGAGAGTGAAAAAAGCCCAAGAAGACAGGCCCCAGGAAACAGCAAGCCAGCATTCCATAAAAGCTTCTCCTGATCCAAAGGAGAATGCAGAAAACTGGCAAGGATCCAAATCAGGCAAGAGGTGGAAATCTggttgggaagaaaataaaaa CTCACAGCAGAATGAAGAACACCAAGCGCTTGGTAAATCCCCTCACCAAAGACACCGGGAAAACTGGCCTGCTAGTAAAGGAATTTTATCACCCCGagcaccaaagcagcagcaccGATTAAGTGTGGATGCTAATTTGCAGATTCCCAAAGAACTGACATCTGCAAGCAAGAGAGAATTACTTAAGAAG GCCAATGAACGCTTAACATCTGGTGAAATAACACAAGATGAGTTCCTCATGGTAGCTCATCAGATCCGACAGCTGTTCCAGTATCAGGAAGGAAAGCACAGAT gtgttcgAGAGGAACCAAGATCACCATTCAGTGAGCGTTTCAAAAGAGCTAGGTTTGAAGATCCGGAGAAAGCACCGTTTCCAGAAAGTCCAGGATCAAGATTTGGAGGCATTGAAGCAAAGCAGAGGATAAGTGCACTAATGGAAGACAGACCTCTGTTTGATGGCTCACCTAGACCAGCTTCTGCAAGGGTCGGGGTAGATGGACAAGGAAGTCCTTTTGTTGATGGTCCTGCTGCTGGTTCAAGTTCCAGAATTGATGGGCCACCAGGACAGGCTGCTATGAGATTTGAGGGGCCTTTGGTGGGGGCAGGTGCATCTCAGTTTGATGGACCATTGGCAGGAGCGGGGGCAGCTGGAGCCCTAAGATTTGATGGGCCACCAGGGCAGCTAGCAGGGGCGCTGAGGTTTGAAGGACCCCCAGGACAGGTTGGTGGAGGAGGTCCGCTGAGGTTTGAGGGACCTCTTGGGCAGATAGGTGGGCCTTTGCGGTTCGAGGGGCCTGGAGGGCAGCCTGTAGGTGGTCCTAGGTTTGAAGGACCTGGAGTTGGTCTCAGGTTTGAGGGTCCCCGTGGTCAGCCTTCAGGTGGTCTCAGGTTTGAGGGACCTCATGGTCAACCTATGGGGCCTCGAGGTCAACCAGGGGGTGGTCTCAGGTTTGAGGGACCCCATGGTCAGCCCTTGGGGCCTCATGGTCAACCAGGGGGTGGCCTCAGGTTTGAGGGACCACATTTACAGCCATTGGGGCCCCATGGTCAACCTGGAGGTGGCCTCAGATTTGAGGGGCCACATGGTCAGCCTATGGGGCCACATGGACCATCAGGTGCTGGGCTCAGATTTGAGGGGCCACATGGACCATCAGGTGCTGGGCTCAGATTGGAAGGACCGCATGGTCAGCCAGGTGTAGGTCCTAGGTTGATTGATGGACCAGTAcaccagggagctggtggacTTAGATTTGATGGCCCTCTCGGTCGGGCCGGTCCAAGATTTGATGGTTGTCATGCAGCTGGATTTGATGGTCAGCCTGGACAGCTATCTCTCTTGCAAAGATTTGATGGAATTCATGGACAGCCTGGTCCGAGATTTGAAAGGGCGCCTGGCCAACAGGCACAACCACGATTTGATACAGCCATACCTCAAAGATTTGATGGACCTCACCAGCCAGCCTCTAGATTTGACTTGCCCCTTGGCCTTCAAGGTGCTCGCTTTGAAAATGTAGCTAACCATCCTGCCTCAAGACTAGAAATGTCACCATACGGACAAGGTGGTCCATTTGTCGACCATCCTGGCCAGGGCTACAATGGACCATCTCATGGGATGCAGTTCCAGAGGCCTGATCTATTTGATGGTTCGCCTGGACCAAATTTCAATGGGCCAGCTGGCCCAGGAGCACAGAATTTCCCATTGAGAGCAGCTGGACATTACTTTGATGAAAAAGGTCTTCAGGGTCCTCAATATGGAAACTTCAATAATATGCCAATGGGAAGTAATCAG GTTTCTCTCAtgtctgctcaagcagggccttATGGGCAAGGTCAACAGTATTTGCCAAATCCTGGAGGTTTtgttcagaaccctgcag GAGCCCTTCCACATTCGTACCCCGATAACCACCTTGGACAGGTTGATGTCAATGAGTTGTTTGCTAAACTGCTGAAAACAGGGATCCTCAAACTGTCGAAAACTGATTCCGCTTCAGCAC AAGTGAATGACACATCAGCGCAACCAGCTgctgaagaggaagatgatgacCAGAATGAAGATCAAAATGTCCCAGACCTCACTAACTTCACAGTTGAAGAACTGAGACA gcGTTATGATAGTGTAATAAATCGATTGTACACTGGAATTCAGTGTTACTCGTGTGGAATGAGATTCACAACTTCACAGACAGATGTTTATGCGGATCATTTAGATTGGCATTATCGTCagaacaggacagaaaaagaTGTCAGCAGAAAAATTACACACAGAAGATGGTACTACAGTTTAACA GACTGGATAGAGTTTGAAGAAATAGCTGATCTAGAGGAGCGTGCAAAAAGCCAGTTTTTTGAAAAAGCTCACGAAGAGGTGGTGTTGAAGACACAAGAAGCTGCGAAAGAGAAGGAGTTTCAGAGTGTCCCTGCTGGACCAGCTGGAGCAGTTGAG AGCTGTGAAATTTGTCAAGAGCAATTTGAACAGTAttgggatgaggaagaggaagagtggCACCTGAAGAATGCTATCAGAGTAGATGAAAAG atttacCATCCATCTTGCTACGAAGATTACCAAAAC ACATCATCATTTGATTGCACACCATCTCCCAGCAAGACTCCTGTAGAAAATCCACTCAATATAATGTTGAACATTGTTAAACAAGAAACCCCAGAGCCCTGTGACTCGCCACCTAAAATTAAAGAAGAACCTGATGACACCCCTACTGCCTGTGCAGAAGAGAGCACACCTGCATCTACAGATATTAAAACAGAACCTGATGAGTCTGTTTAA